The following coding sequences lie in one Cryptococcus neoformans var. neoformans B-3501A chromosome 2, whole genome shotgun sequence genomic window:
- a CDS encoding hypothetical protein (HMMPfam hit to 2-Hacid_dh_C, D-isomer specific 2-hydroxyacid dehydrogenase, NAD binding domain, score: 166.0, E(): 8e-47) translates to MSFSSPSSLYSSVYFSSPPSSPPSTPPLTSPHPSYANKPKVLLIGDYCGHETFDKQIREIAEVHTLPTVTYDETVELIKQKVEQVGGGFVAFGGLFTSMDTFPDRWDATLLSPLLPSCKLFVGPGAGYDKVDVPWLTSVGAMYANAPTIVGKRTAEGALVLTLAAMRGVVRYDMSVRKGVWGDRGVRTVDWKTAKIGIIGLGSIGSHLAFLLSSIGATSIFYHSRRPSLHAASNPAWTYLPNRDDLYAQSDVIILACPLTKETEGMIGRAAFGKMKDGVILVNVSRGKVVKEEELVEALESGKVMRAALDVFENEPTVHPNLLTNPNVILSPHVAPAPDSMGPYIKGEVIENIIHYLQTGMPLTPINLPQLKAEGWEVDGKGFV, encoded by the exons ATGTCCTTTTCGagcccctcctccttgtaTTCGTCAGTCTACTTCTCATCacccccctcctcccctccaTCCACACCACCACTCACATCCCCACACCCTTCCTATGCAAACAAACCCAAAGTCCTCTTGATTGGCGACTATTGCGGCCACGAAACCTTTGATAAACAGATCCGCGAAATCGCCGAGGTACATACTCTCCCCACAGTTACGTACGACGAGACAGTAGAGTTGATCAAACAAAAAGTGGAACAAGTCGGTGGAGGCTTTGTCGCTTTTGGG GGCTTATTCACTAGCATGGACACATTCCCCGACCGATGGGACGccacccttctctccccGCTTTTACCATCCTGCAAACTCTTCGTCGGTCCTGGGGCGGGTTACGACAAAGTCGACGTCCCATGGCTTACTTCCGTTGGAGCCATGTACGCCAACGCACCCACCATTGTGGGCAAGAGGACGGCAGAAGGAGCATTGGTGCTGACGTTGGCTGCAATGAGGGGGGTCGTGAGGTATGATATGAGTGTAAGAAAGGGAGTATGGGGCGATAGGGGCGTTAGAACTGTTGATTGGAAGACCGCCAAG ATAGGCATCATAGGCCTCGGATCAATCGGATCCCACCTAGCTTTCCTTTTATCCTCCATCGGCGCCACTTCCATTTTCTACCATTCCCGTCGCCCATCCCTTCACGCCGCATCCAACCCAGCGTGGACGTATCTTCCCAATCGGGACGACCTTTACGCCCAGTCAgacgtcatcatcctgGCATGCCCATTGACAAAAGAAACAGAAGGTATGATTGGACGGGCAGCgtttgggaagatgaaagatggaGTGATTTTGGTCAATGTGAGTAGGGGGAAGGTggtcaaggaggaagagctggtGGAAGCTCTGGAGAGCGGCAAAG TAATGCGAGCAGCGCTAGATGTTTTCGAAAACGAACCTACCGTCCATCCAAATCTCCTCACGAATCCCAATGTC ATCCTATCTCCCCATGTCGCTCCCGCTCCCGACTCCATGGGCCCATATATAAAAGGCGAAGTCATCGAAAACATTATCCACTATCTCCAAACCGGTATGCCGCTCACACCCATTAACTTGCCCCAGCTTAAAGCTGAAGGCTGGGAGGTTGATGGGAAGGGATTTGTTTGA